The Pseudomonadota bacterium genome segment TTTCCCGAGCCAAGGTGCTCGCGGAGAGCTCGCCCGGTAAAGCAGTCTACGACCCGAAGTGGAAGCCGCGCAGCCTTCACGACGCGCCGCCTACGACCGGCATCCTGGGTCTGTATCGCGATGGCGATCGGCATCGGGTCTACGGCAAGTGCCCGCACTGCAAAGAGTACTTCATGCCGGAAGCCGGGCCCGAAGCGCTCAGCATTCCGGCGGAAGGAACAAACGAAGAGCGCGCACTGGCGGCGTCTCTCGTCTGCACCAATTGCGGCAGCGAAATCGATCAGACGCAAGAACGCGAGTTTCGTCGGTCGGGGGAGTGGGTCGGCGAAGGCCAGACCATCCACTCGGACGGCACGATCGAAGGCGAGGTTCGACAGACCAACCGAGCAAGCTTTTGGATGCCCGGTTGGTTCGCAGGTTTTCAAACCTGGGCCGGCATCGCGCTGCGCTATTTGCGCGGCCTTGAGAGCTATAACGAGACAGGCGACGAAGAGCCCCTTCGCGTCTGCTACAACACCGACATGGGCGCCCCGTACATCGAGATGGGGCGTCGATCGGACGAAGACCATGCGACCGCCATGCAGGACCGAAAGGTCCCGTTGGAACGCTACCAGCTCCCTGAGTGGACGCGGTGCGTATTGGCGTCCGTTGATGTTCAGGGCGGCGCCAAGTCGCGATTCGAAGTTCTGTTCTTGGCAGTCGGTGAGCATCGAAAGCAGGCCGTCATCGATCGGAAAAGCATCCGGCTTTCTGCTCGAAAACTCACAAATGGCGAGTATGACAAGTTGCGTCCGGCCCAGTATGTCGAGGACTGGCGTCTGATCGAGCAGCAGGTGATCAACACCACCTACAAGCTGCCTAATGGTCGTGAGATGCGAGTTCTCCGAGCCGGTGTTGACACGGGCGGCGAGGACGGCGTTACGAACAACGCCTATGCGTGGTACCGCGAGCTCCGTGAGCGGGGGCTGCACCAGCGGGTCGTCCTGGTCAAGGGTATGGGCCCGAACCCGCCGTATCGAACCAAGGTCTCGTACCCAGACGACAAATCGAACGCCAACGGCGAAATCCCGGTACTGCTGTTGAACACCAACGCGCTGAAAGACGCGGTTTGGGGCGACATCACTCGGCACGACCCAGGCCCCGGCTACGTGTACTACCCGCAGTGGTTAAAGGACTGGTTCTTTCAGGAGCTGTGCGCCGAGCAGCGAATGCCGAAGGGCTGGGAGCGAATCGGCGCCAAACCCAACGAATCTTTTGACTTGTTCGTCTACATCCGCGGCATGTGGATCGATATGGGCGGCGACCGGGTGGACTGGAGCAATCCACCGATTTGGCTTCGCAGCTGGGACTTGAATCCGGAGGTTATGGCTCCGCAAGCCCGGCGAGAAATGCAGCGATCCACACAGGCCGCAGTGGCAGCTACGCCCGCGCGCCCTACGCGCTTCAGATACAGGAGTAGGTGATGGCCACTACAGCCGAACAAAAGATCAAGGCCTTGCAGTCCAAGATTGAAGACCTGGAGGACGCGCTGGGCTCTGGAGAGAAAGTTGTGAAGTTCACCGACGGAACTCTCACCGAGTACCGATCGGTAGAGGAGATCAAGGCGGCGGTGCAGTACTTCACCGATCAGATCACCAGGCTGAACGAAGAAGTACCCCATCGAGCGTACACGGTTCGGGTGAACCAAGGCTATGTCTGAACAGAATTGCCGAATCGGCAAGGTTGAGCCGGCATACAAAGCCGCCGGTGTCGGACCGAGAATCGTTAATTGGATTGGGACGAGCCGCGGACCGCAGTCGACGATCCAAGGCAGCCTGACCAACCTCCGGAACCGCAGCCGGCAGGAGCATCGGAACAACCCGTGGGTCCGCAAAGCGCTGACCTCTCTTGTCGCCAACGAAGTTGGAACCGGCGTAAGCCCCGCTTCATTGGCACTAGACGTCGGTCATCGGGAAGCGATCGACGACCTGTGGAAGATTTCTCACGAACAAATCGACGCGGACCACGCCACGAACTTCTATGGCCTGGAGGCCATGATCGTGGGGGCGCGCCGACAGTCCGGAGAGTGCTTTGTTCGGCGTCGACCGCGGCGAGTCGGTACACCGGACCTGGCGGTACCGCTTCAGATTCAGGTTCTCGAAGGGGATTTCTGTCCGCATAGCAAAGACGAAGATCTCTCGAACGGCAACCGAATTCGATCAGGCATCGAGTTCAATCGCCGCGGGCAACGCGTGGCGTACCACATGTACCCGGAGCATCCTGGCGATCGAAGCACCGTTTTCTTGCGGACTGTCGACACGATCCGGATTCCGGCGAGCCAAATCATCCATCACTTTATCCCGAATCGGCCAGGTCAGATCCGCGGTGAGGTTGACTCAGCGACTAGCTTGCTGGCGGCCAAGAATTTTCACGAGTACTCGGATACGGAGCTGGAGAGGAAGAAAGCGCGCGCACCGTTTACCGGCTTCCTGGCGCGCGAGAAGGTAGACGGCTGGGCATACAACCCGATTACGGGTTCGGAGATCAACTCCGAAACGAATCAAGGCAAGAGCGTAGAGCCTCCGCCAGTTGATTTTTACCCCGGCGCGATCCTTACCGGGCTTCCGGGCGAGTCTCTTGATCTCTTCAATGCCGACGACAACGGCAAAGGGTACGCCGACTACATGCGCTGGCAGCTGCTCACTGTGGCTGCGGGCTACGGCCTTCCTTATGAATTGCTTTCTGGCGACTGGAGCAAGGTCAACGACCGCTTGGTCCGCGCGATTCTTAACGAGTTTCACCGGCTGATTGAGATGAACCGGGAGCACTATTTGGTGCACCAGGTTTGTCGCGTTGTCCGTCGTTGGTGGATGGATTGGGCCGTATTCACTGGTGCGCTGACGCTCCCTGGCTATGACCAAAACCGGTCCGATTATCTCGCCACGATCTGGCAGCCGCAGGCCTGGCCGTACGTGAATCCCGAGACCGATATTAAAGCGGCCATTCTTGCGGCGAATCACGACCTGTCCAGCATCCCGGACGAAGCGCAGAAGCGCGGCGGCAACGCCGCGGCAAACGCAGAAAAGAATGCGGAGTACCGAAAAGACCGGGAAGAGTCTTTCGCCGAAGCCGGCGTGCCGGCTCCGCCTTTGGAGCCCCAGCCAGGTGCTGGGGCTTCCCCTTCTAACGAGGACGACGATGTTCCAGAAGATGATGAAAACGATCCGGCGACTGGGTCCGCACAGCAGTCTAGCGGCTGAGGTCCACGCCAATCTCTATGGCCAAGTTCTGGCTATCGAAGAGACCCATCTGAACGCGTACTTGACGCACGTATTCGCCAATCAAGAGATGCTGGCCGCTGGCCCCTCTATGGTCAGTTCATCGCCGATCGTTAGTGAATCGGGCGTTGCCGTGCTGAACATCTCCGGACCACTGCTTGCGCGCGAGGTGGGCTTCTGCAGTCCGCTGTCGTACGACGCGATCCGCGGGTCAATCGAGACCGCGCTGGAAGATCCCCGGGTCAATCAGATTGTGCTGCGGATGGACACTCCAGGCGGCCACGCCAGTGGCGCGTTCGAGTTGGCCGAGTTCATTTTCGAATCGCGGGGCAAGAAGCCCATCGTTGCTGCCGTCGACCCACTAGCAGCTTCTGCCGGCTATCTGATCGCAGCCTCGGCCGATCGAGTTTATCTGGGGCCCACAGGGCAAGTTGGAAGTATCGGAACGGCCTGGATGCATGAGTCCATCGCTGGAATGAACGAACAAATGGGAAGGGAGGTGACCACAGTCTACTTCGGTGCTCACAAGGTCGATGGGAATCGAAATTTTCCCTTGAGTGAGCAAGCTCGGGCTCGCGCACAGTCCGAGGTGGATCAGTTGGGCAATGAGTTCGTAGCGGCCGTGGCTCGCTACCGAGGTCTGACGCCCGACGCCGTGGCGGCTACCGAAGCGCTGGTTTATCGCGGCCAAGAGGCCATCAATCTGGGCTTGGCCGACGAATTGGCCGACTTTGACACCGTATTGGAGAACGCAATGCCGAAAGAACAATCTGTAACCCTGGGCACTGGTGCCCCTTCAGTGTCTGCGGAGGCAGACCCGAATCAGCCGATCGCTGCAACCGAACCGACTACTGAGCCTCAACAGCCAGCCGCTCCGGCAGCGCCCGCGGCAATGGACGCCGGCTCCGTGCTCAATGCGGTTGTGCAAGCCGGCTTCGCAGAGCAGACCGCAGTCCAACTGGTAACCCAGGAATGGCAGCTGGAATCGCTCACTGCAAAGCTCGCTGAGCTGACCGAACTCCGAGAACACTTTGGAAGCCTTGGTCTTGATGCAGACAGCGTCGTCGCTGCGTATCTGCGAAGCCCGGTCGAAGGCTTCCGAATGGCTATGTCGTCTCGAGAAGAAGACCTCGATCCGGACATTTCTAACACCCCGCCCGCTCCGCGTACCGAGGAAGAAATCGCCGAGGAACGGTCGACCGCTATGTGGGACAAGGCGCAAACCGCCGAATCCTCCGACTCCAAGATCTGGGGCTAACGCCGGCTGACTTGGTTAAACCCTAACGGCAACAACAAGAGGTAACAACAATGCCGAGCATTACTGAAACGCGACACGCTGGCGAGTTTCTCCTGGGCGAGTGGGATGCCATCTATTCCCAGGATGCCGCCA includes the following:
- a CDS encoding S49 family peptidase, which gives rise to MMKTIRRLGPHSSLAAEVHANLYGQVLAIEETHLNAYLTHVFANQEMLAAGPSMVSSSPIVSESGVAVLNISGPLLAREVGFCSPLSYDAIRGSIETALEDPRVNQIVLRMDTPGGHASGAFELAEFIFESRGKKPIVAAVDPLAASAGYLIAASADRVYLGPTGQVGSIGTAWMHESIAGMNEQMGREVTTVYFGAHKVDGNRNFPLSEQARARAQSEVDQLGNEFVAAVARYRGLTPDAVAATEALVYRGQEAINLGLADELADFDTVLENAMPKEQSVTLGTGAPSVSAEADPNQPIAATEPTTEPQQPAAPAAPAAMDAGSVLNAVVQAGFAEQTAVQLVTQEWQLESLTAKLAELTELREHFGSLGLDADSVVAAYLRSPVEGFRMAMSSREEDLDPDISNTPPAPRTEEEIAEERSTAMWDKAQTAESSDSKIWG
- a CDS encoding terminase gpA endonuclease subunit, producing MDNYLSLRTVIEDCAEVFKPVRDISIADFAAEKLPNFNPEVTHLMAKPAECLRDNIHREVVVVAPARTGKTQMLIDNWILHGILNDPADMKVFCPDEKFARWFSKKRIDVELMGAVPELRSQIRPGAHNDNVYDKIFRNGVMLSIGWPSKSQLAGRDLTRVAFTDYDRGVESVGGEGSQFELGAKRTEAALSRAKVLAESSPGKAVYDPKWKPRSLHDAPPTTGILGLYRDGDRHRVYGKCPHCKEYFMPEAGPEALSIPAEGTNEERALAASLVCTNCGSEIDQTQEREFRRSGEWVGEGQTIHSDGTIEGEVRQTNRASFWMPGWFAGFQTWAGIALRYLRGLESYNETGDEEPLRVCYNTDMGAPYIEMGRRSDEDHATAMQDRKVPLERYQLPEWTRCVLASVDVQGGAKSRFEVLFLAVGEHRKQAVIDRKSIRLSARKLTNGEYDKLRPAQYVEDWRLIEQQVINTTYKLPNGREMRVLRAGVDTGGEDGVTNNAYAWYRELRERGLHQRVVLVKGMGPNPPYRTKVSYPDDKSNANGEIPVLLLNTNALKDAVWGDITRHDPGPGYVYYPQWLKDWFFQELCAEQRMPKGWERIGAKPNESFDLFVYIRGMWIDMGGDRVDWSNPPIWLRSWDLNPEVMAPQARREMQRSTQAAVAATPARPTRFRYRSR
- a CDS encoding phage portal protein, coding for MSEQNCRIGKVEPAYKAAGVGPRIVNWIGTSRGPQSTIQGSLTNLRNRSRQEHRNNPWVRKALTSLVANEVGTGVSPASLALDVGHREAIDDLWKISHEQIDADHATNFYGLEAMIVGARRQSGECFVRRRPRRVGTPDLAVPLQIQVLEGDFCPHSKDEDLSNGNRIRSGIEFNRRGQRVAYHMYPEHPGDRSTVFLRTVDTIRIPASQIIHHFIPNRPGQIRGEVDSATSLLAAKNFHEYSDTELERKKARAPFTGFLAREKVDGWAYNPITGSEINSETNQGKSVEPPPVDFYPGAILTGLPGESLDLFNADDNGKGYADYMRWQLLTVAAGYGLPYELLSGDWSKVNDRLVRAILNEFHRLIEMNREHYLVHQVCRVVRRWWMDWAVFTGALTLPGYDQNRSDYLATIWQPQAWPYVNPETDIKAAILAANHDLSSIPDEAQKRGGNAAANAEKNAEYRKDREESFAEAGVPAPPLEPQPGAGASPSNEDDDVPEDDENDPATGSAQQSSG